The Palaemon carinicauda isolate YSFRI2023 unplaced genomic scaffold, ASM3689809v2 scaffold129, whole genome shotgun sequence genome contains a region encoding:
- the LOC137635469 gene encoding uncharacterized protein, translated as MAVKEIFRIPHKDYVIFSDSLSVLMAMNHFNSLHPIIIKILEWLYLLGNRGKNIKFCWVPAHVDIKGNEKADSLAKDAVHSSIRNNFLLPAKDMYPVIQSVLRETWSFYWELENQKMSEIVKSSHPRAYFDMQRSREVVLCRMRIGHTRLTHSFLMSGEHQPFCEDCLVPLTVKHILTECPNYLTERIRHKDSSGFYILSKMLGSECNVDCLFKFLMDTGLFNKI; from the coding sequence ATGGCAGTCAAGGAAATCTTCCGGATACCTCATAAAGATTATGTTATTTTTAGCGACTCCTTGAGTGTATTAATGGCAATGAACCACTTCAATTCACTGCAcccaataataatcaaaattcttgaatggctatatctactgggaaatagaggtaagaatattaaattttgttgggttcctgctCATGTCGACATAAAGGGAAATGAGAAAGCGGACTCTCTGGCAAAGGATGCAGTTCATAGctctataagaaataactttttactaCCTGCAAAAGATATGTACCCCGTAATTCAGTCCGTACTTAGAGAAACTTGGAGTTTTTATTGGGAGTTGGAAAATCAAAAAATGAGTGAAATTGTTAAATCATCTCATCCAAGGGCATATTTTGACATGCAAAGGTCAAGAGAAGTGGTACTGTGCCGAATGAGAATCGGTCACACCAGATTGACGCACAGCTTTTTGATGAGTGGAGAACATCAGCCATTTTGTGAAGATTGCTTGGTGCCACTGACTGTGAAACATATATTAACCGAGTGTCCAAATTACTTGACCGAGAGAATACGCCATAAGGATAGCAGTGGCTTTTACATACTATCTAAAATGTTGGGATCTGAATGCAATGTGGATtgcctttttaaatttcttatggatactggtttatttaataagatttaa